A single genomic interval of Colius striatus isolate bColStr4 chromosome 9, bColStr4.1.hap1, whole genome shotgun sequence harbors:
- the UBE2B gene encoding ubiquitin-conjugating enzyme E2 B produces MSTPARRRLMRDFKRLQEDPPVGVSGAPSENNIMQWNAVIFGPEGTPFEDGTFKLVIEFSEEYPNKPPTVRFLSKMFHPNVYADGSICLDILQNRWSPTYDVSSILTSIQSLLDEPNPNSPANSQAAQLYQENKREYEKRVSAIVEQSWNDS; encoded by the exons ATGTCCACCCCGGCGCGGCGCAGGCTGATGCGCGATTTCAAGAG ATTGCAAGAAGACCCTCCTGTGGGTGTCAGTGGTGCACCGTCTGAGAATAATATAATGCAATGGAATGCAGTTATATTTGG GCCAGAAGGGACACCTTTTGAAGATG GTACTTTTAAACTAGTAATAGAATTTTCAGAAGAATATCCAAATAAGCCTCCAACTGTTAGGTTTTTATCAAAAATGTTCCATCCAAATG TTTATGCGGATGGAAGCATATGTTTAGATATTCTTCAGAACCGCTGGAGTCCAACATATGATGTTTCATCTATTTTAACTTCAATTCAG TCTCTGCTTGACGAACCTAACCCAAACAGTCCAGCCAACAGTCAGGCAGCTCAGCTCTATCAGGAGAACAAACGTGAATACGAGAAAAGAGTTTCAGCTATCGTCGAACAAAGTTGGAACGATTCGTAA